The following nucleotide sequence is from Lacinutrix sp. Hel_I_90.
TGACCTAAAGCTTTCTTCGCCTCCCCTAAATACTTTTTCGATAATCTATCTGCTTTTCTTAAGCGATTGCCTACAATATCTCCAGCGCGTGCTTCTCTTTTTCTTCGGAAAACAATAGCCAATGGAATCGCCAACAAAGGGCTTAATAAACTCACCCAAAAGACCGTAGATTTAAAAAAGTAGGTTCTCTGCTTTGGTTCTAAATTGGCATCAGTTTTAATAAAAGCAAACTGGTCATTGTTTAGAATAACACGTTTTTTATTTGCGCCTTGCGCCACCAAGTTATTGTCTGAAGCACCGTAAACAGGACCTTCTAAAACATTTATTGTACGCTCTTCAGAGGATAGGCGCTTGTAACTATTGGTTTCTAAATCAAAATATGAAAATGAAATCGCTGGTATTGGATATTTCCCTTTATACTGTGGAACAATCGTATAGCTATCGGAAATTTTCCCTTGCATTCCGTTAAAGTTAGTATTTATGTTTTCTTCATGTTCTGGTTCATAAACTTCTAAAGAACTAGGCACATTAAGTTTAGGCAGTGCAAACAATTTCAAATTTCCTTGACCAGAAACTTCTACTTTGGCTTGTAAGGATTCGTTTGCATTTAATTCGGTTTTCGAAGTGATTAGTTTAAAATCGAAATTACCAACGGCTCCTGTAAAATCTAAAGGTTTTCCTTCTTCTGGGAGCGGTTTTACATCAATAATACGTACGTTCGCAGCAACCGTTTTGTGTACTTGCCTCATTAAGCGACCTCCAAAGATATCGCGTCGCGTTGTTGGGACATCTACGGTGATTTCTAATTTTAAGGGCTCTATTTCTAATTTACCTGTTTTTTGAGGAAATAACACTGTTTTGCGCAGTACCACATATCTATAGTCTTCTCCTTTGTATTTTCCATTCTGGACTTTTAAACTTTTGTCATTTATATTTTGACTCCAGAAATCATCAAACTTAGGATCTTCAATTTCACGCCAATTACTAACGCCAGTATTTGAAGATACATATAATTTGTAAACAACCGTTATGGCTTCGTTCAGGTAGGGATTATTTTTAGAGACCTCAGCGACCAAGTGTATGTTGTCTGCAACAATCACATCTGGATCATTAGGATCTTTAGGCTTATCTATGGCTTTTGTTACTTTAATAACAATAGGTGTTGTTTTGTAAGTTTCACCTCCAATCTCTATAGTAGCTTGTGTAATCATGAATTCGCCTTCACGATCTGGTGCTAAAAAGTAACTGTATGTTTTTTCAAAAGAGCGGTTTCCATTAATCCAAGAATTACTTACCGATTGATTTGGGCCTCCAATAATAGTAAAGCCTTCAAAGCTTGGCGGATTGAAATTATCGCCATCTTGATTCATAGAGAAATCAACACGTAAACGCTCATTAACACCTAAGATTTTCTTGCTTACTTTAGCTTGAAATTCAACTTGTGCGGTAGCAATACTTGTTGAAAGTATGATTAATAAAAGCGCTATTTTTTTTATCAGTTTCATAATAATTCACGATGTTAGATTTTAGATTTACAATTAATATCATAATTCCTAAATCATAGTTCGTATTACCAATCTTTATCGGTTTGTACTTTAACGCCTTTTACTTTTTCGGCATTCATTTTTTCCTGTACTTTCTGTTCTTGATTATTCATCGCTTCTAGCAAGTTTTTAATTTGCTGAGGCGATAATTGTCCTGGTTGCTGCTGTGGATTTGGTTGTTCTTTTTTCTTATCATCCCCTTGACCCTCTTGATCTTTTTTCTCATCAGGCTTTCCTTCATCTTTTTTATCTTCACCTTCCTTTTTATCCTCATTCTCACCTTCACCTTCCTTATCTTTTTGGTCTTCCTGCTCTTTATCTTTGTTTTGCTCGTCCTCGTTTTCTTTCTTATCTTTTTCCTTATCGTCTTTGTTGTCTTCTTCCTGAGGTGGTTCTTTTTCATCTTTAGCACAGTCTTTAGCCAGAGCTAAATTGTATCGTGTTTCATCATCTGTTGGGTCGTTTCTTAACGCATTTTTAAAAGCCTCTACAGCCTCTTTACATTTTTTATTTTGCATTAAAATATTTCCGATATTATGAAAAGCCCTGTGTTTTTCTTGCTTAGCTGTCGCATTTTTAGCCGCTTGCTGATTGCGATATAACGCCTCGTCATAATTTCCTTTCTCATAATATGAATGTCCTAAATTATAAGTACCTGCAACACTAGTGGGTTTAGTAGAAATCGCTTTTCTATATTCCATTTCTGCCAACACAAAGTTATCATTGCTCGCTAAATCATTAGCTTCATTGATTAAATCATTGGCTTTCTTTGTTATTTTGGCTTGCTCCTTTTTATTGCCTTCTTCTTGAGCAAACGCAAATCCTGCTATTAAAAGGAATATGTAGGTTATTATTAGTTTCATATTTACTTTTGTAAATGTGGGTGTTATTATTGTTTTTTCAACGTCTAAATATATGAAAGCCCTGGATTCAAACGTGTTAAGGATTTTATAAAATTTAGAGTCTCAATTATTTAAAGCGCGCGCTCTAAAAAAACTAAAGGTTCTCATTGAATAGATTAAGCTTCTTCAACCATGCCGTTTTACGTTCTAACAAGAAAATATCAAGGAATAAAAGGAGAATTCCGAAACCTAAAAACCACTGAAACTGGTCTTCGAAATCGGCAAATTGCTTCGCTTCAAATTCAGTTTTATCCATTTTATTTAAGATTTCCTTTATTTCTTCAACTACTTTATCTGTGTTATTACCATTAATATAAGCACCATTAGCTTCTTTTGCTATGGTTTTTAAGGTCTCTTCGTCTAAACGGGTGATTACTGTTTCACCTTCGTTGTCTTTCTTATAATTAAGAATAACACCGTTACGTTTTATAGGAATTGGACCTCCATTTACATCGCCAACACCAATGGTGAAAATTCTAATTCCTTCTTCACTGGCTTCTTCTGCTATTCTTGCTGAAACCTCACTATGATCTTCTCCATCTGATATGATAATAAGCACGCGATTGGTTTGCTCATCGTCATCATAATAGGTTTTAGCTAACTCAATCGCCTCGTTAATTGCAGTGCCTTGAGAAGATAACATGTCTGTATTCATATTAGACAAAAACATCTTTGCTGATGCATAATCCGTTGTTATTGGCAACTGCGGAAATGCCTTACCCGCATAGGCAATAATACCGACACGATCACTCGCTAAATTATTAATAATTTGTGTGACCAATTGCTTCGATTTTTCTAATCTATTTGGCGCAATATCTTCGGCCAACATACTTTTAGAAACATCTACTGCAAAGACAATATCTACCCCTTCGCGTTTAACCGTTTCCAATTTTGAGCCATTTTTAGGATTGACTAAAGCAATGACTAAACAGGCAAAAGCCAAACATAAAATCACAATTTTTAATACGGGTTTAAACAAGGATCTGTTTGGGCTTAGCCGTTTTAACAATGTCTTATCGGCAAACTTTTTTTGGGCACTTCGTCTCCATAATTGTTGTCCTAAAAACAAAACAATTATTAATGGAATGACCAGCAATCCCCAAAACCATATTTTTTCTTCTAATAAATCAAACATCTTTAATGTTTAGTATTTTGACTTTTATTAAACAAAACTTCTAAAAATAGTAATTCGCAACAATAGCTCAATGAGTAATAAAACGCCTGCTACGCATACAAACCATCGAAATTTCTCTTCATAGTTATAGAATTTAAACTCTTCTACTTCGGTTTTTTCAAGTTTGTTTATCTCGTTATAAATTTCTACCAGCTTCTTGTTATTTGTTGCTCTAAAATATTTTCCGCCTGTTACTTGTGCAATTTCCTTTAATAAAGCCTCATCAATTTCTACCTGAACTCTTCCATACTGAAATTCGCCGTTTGGTTTGATTTGAATTGGTGATAGTGCCATCCCATTGGTTCCTAAACCAATAGTATAGGTTTTAATACCAAACTCGACGGCTAATTCACTGGCAATTGTAGGGTTTATTGCCCCTGAATTGTTTACGCCATCTGTTAATAAAATAATGACTTTACTTTTTGCTTTACTATCTTTTAGACGATTGACAGCAGTTGCCAAACCCATACCAATAGCTGTTCCTCCTTCAATAATGGTATTATATTTTATGTCCCCTAATGAACGTAAAACAATGCTTTTATCGCTTGTTATTGGTGTTTTCGTGTAGCTTTCTCCCGCATATTCTACCAAACCAATGCGATCGTTTGGTCGCCCTTTAATAAACTCTGAAGCCACATTTTTTAGTGCCTCTAAGCGATTTGGTTTTAAATCTCTTGCTAGCATACTGGCAGAAACATCGATTGCCATAACAATATCTATCCCACGGGTTGTTTTTGTTTTTGAAGAGACATCAACCGTTCTTGGTCTTGCTAAAGCAATGATTAAAAAGGTTAATGCTACCAATCTAAAAACAAATAACAAATGCTTAAATTTTGGCAACCAAGAGTTGGTGATTTTAAACCCTTTTAAGGTTGATATTTTTAGTTCTGCTGTTTGCCCTTTGTATTTAAAAAGATACCAAAGCATAGCCAACGGGAGCAATAACAACAGCCAGAAAAATTCTATATTTAAAAATTCTATGCCTTCGAACATTAGTCTTGTTTTGGTTTTACTTCAACTGAATTTAAAATGCGTGTAATCATTTGATCTGCATAATCGTCATTATCTGGTGCTGTAATAATAACTTGTTGTAATATATTTTGTACCGTGAATTGTAATAAAATAAATTTACCTGCTCTTAGTTTATCACTTCCTGGACTTGGCATATTTAATGTCCCATATGTTTTTAAGCCTTGAGCCCCACTTGGCGTTTCAAACTTGTCTCGCAACAATACGATGTCTTTTACGCCTTTAGATTCTAAGCTTTTTATGACTAACTCTGATACTTCATTCAAATCAATTTCTGGAGTGTTTGCTTCTTCTTGGGTCTCGCCTTGTTTTTGTTGTTGTGGTAATACTTGTATATTAACAGTAACACTAAACAAATCTAAAACGGTTCCATATGAAAAAGCACTTGTCTTTACCTCATTTTGATTTTCGTTTTCAGGAATTTCAACGCGCCTTAGAACTTTTGGTGTACTTATAGTAATAGGAGGGCTCCCATAGGCACTCGTTACCCAATTGCCTTCGAGTAATTCTTTACTTTCATGCCCAATGACAGTATCTTTTACGTAATCGAATCCGAATTTAATTACAAATCCTGTTATCGTTGCAAATAACAAAAACACCGAAATAAAAACGGTCACCAGTATTTTTTTACGTTTCTTTTTTCGCTCTTGAGCTTCCTTGTACTGAGCGTCCAATAGCTTCTCGTCTTCAGAAGGTTCGGGTAGAGCTTCTTGAACATGATCGATTTCTAAAGCAATGGTTTTTCTATCAATCTCGGCCAAAGCAACGTCTGGTGCAGACTTAGCAAATTTCACTAAATCGGCTCGGTTTAATATCGTTTCGATGTTTCGAATATCTTCTTTACTTAATTCTATTTGATTACCGTCTTTAAGCAAATTCAACCTTGAAACGAGTTCGGAAGTCGTACTTTCTAGTGCGCGATCGTATACTTTCTCGTCTAAATATTTTCTAATAATGAAGGTTAAATCAGAATAGTAATCTTTTAAATTTTTATTCTGTAAATAGCCACTTTCATCTAATTTCTGTAATGCTAATTTTGCACGATCATAAGGCGGAAGCAAAGCAATTTCTTCTTCTTCACTTAAGGGTTTTTGCCTCCAGATAAACCACCATAACAAGAACGCTGCTAAAGCAAACCCCAATAAAATGCCCAGTAAATACTTCCACCAATTACCCGTGCTTTTTTCAACTTCTATAATGGGTTTAATATCATACAAGCCTTGTTTAGTAGTATCTACAGCGATTTCTCGCACCTCCACGCTAAGAGAATCTGTATAAAATGCTTTAGTACCTATTAGTATTTTTTGCTTAGGAATAGTATAGGTTCCAGAATCAAATCTGGTCAATCCATATTTTTTAATAAGGTTAAATCTGGCGTCTTTTTTAGTCGTGTCTATTTTATAAGACTCTATGATCTCTAAAGCACCAAATGTTTGCCCTTCAGGAAAGATAACAACCTCTGAAGTGTCTGCTTCTACGGCAACTTTAAACGTAATTTGTTCTCCAATTTTTATAGAATCCACATCTATAGAAGACTGGACTTGACAGAAAGAGAAGAAAGAAAAAAGAGCAAAGAAAAAAGACAAAAAAACTGTTTTATTCTGCTTTAATTCATGATTCGTCATTGGTAATTCGTTATTCATCATTCTTAATTATCCTCTTCTTTTAAAATACCCCAGTAGTTTTCTTACGTAGCTTTCATCCACTCTACAATCTATAGTTCCTGCTCCTGCTTTTGCAAAACTATCCTTATAATATTCTACTTTCTCATGGTAAAATTTACTGTAGTTTTGTCGTACTTTTTTAGAGGAGGTATTGACCAACATTAACTCTCCAGATTCTTCATCCTGCATTTGCACCATTCCTAGATTTGGGATTGCTTCTTCTTTTTTATCATACACACGAATACCAGTAACATCATGTTTTCCCGCTGCAATTTTTAATGTTTGTTTATAATCGTCTGCAATAAAATCGCTCAATACAAATACTATGGCTTTTTTCTTCATCACATTACGCATGAATTTTAAGGCCTCAACGATATTTGTGCCTTTGCTTTTTGGTTCGAATTCTAGTAACTCACGAATAATTCTAAGCACGTGAGAACTTCCTTTTTTTGGCGGGATGAATAATTCAACTTGGTCTGAAAATAAAATCAGGCCTATTTTATCATTATTCTGTGTAGCAGAAAACGCTAAAGTCGCAGAAATTTCTGTAATAATTTCATTTTTAAATTGCTGATCTGTACCAAACAATTCAGAACCAGAAACATCAACCATTAATAGCATTGTTAATTCTCGTTCTTCTTCAAATACTTTAATATGAGGTTCGTTTGTACGGGCTGTAACATTCCAATCAATATTACGAACATCATCTCCATATTGGTACTGGCGCACTTCAGAAAAAGTCATACCGCGACCTTTGAAAGTAGAATGGTATTCACCTCCAAAAATATGATCAGACAACCGGCGTGTCTTAATCTCAATTTTACGTACTTTTTTAAGTAATTCTTTAGTATCCATGTATTCAGTAAACAGTTTTCAGTCTCCGTATTCAGTTATCAACTAAACCTCTAGTTTTGAGCAAGTATCCAGTACGAGTAAGCAACTGCAAACGGCGACTGAATACCGATAACTATTTAAGGTACTTCAACCACATTTACAATCTTGTTAATGATATCTTCTGAAGTGACATTTTCAGCTTCAGCTTCGTAAGTAATCCCGATTCTGTGACGCAATACATCGTGAACCACTGCTCGAACATCTTCTGGAATAACATAACCACGACGCTTAATAAAAGCATAGCATTTTGCAGCTGTTGCTAAATTAATACTTCCACGAGGCGATGCTCCAAACGAAATTAAGGGTTTTAAATCGGCAAGTTTATATTGTTCTGGAAAACGTGTTGCAAAAACAATATCGAGAATGTATTTTTCAATTTTCTCATCCATATAGACTTCGCGAACCGCTTCTTGAGCTCTTAATATTTGAGCGATAGACACTACAGGATTTACCTTCTCCCAGCTTCCTTTTAAATTCGCTCGCATAATGAGTTGCTCCTCATCTTTCTTTGGGTAATTTATCACTGTTTTTAGCATGAAACGATCCACTTGCGCTTCTGGTAAAGGATAGGTTCCTTCTTGTTCCACAGGATTCTGCGTTGCCATTACTAAAAAAGGTTTATCTAAAATAAACGTTTCATCACCAATAGTGACTTGTTTTTCCTGCATTGCTTCTAGTAAGGCAGATTGTACTTTTGCTGGCGCTCTGTTTATCTCATCTGCCAATACAAAATTGGCGAATATTGGTCCTTTTTTAATTGAGAAATCATTCTCTTTCATATTAAAAATTAAAGTCCCAACAACATCTGATGGTAATAAGTCTGGCGTAAATTGAATTCTGCTAAAGCTTGCGTCTATAGCCTTCGATAAGGTATTAATCGCTAATGTTTTTGCTAATCCGGGCACTCCTTCAAGTAAAATATGTCCTTGACCTAACAAGCCAATAAGCAACCGCTCAATCATGCCTTTCTGGCCAACGATTACCTTGTTCATTTCATAGATCAACAAATCGACAAAAGCACTTTCCTTTTCAATTTTCTCGTTAATTGATTTAATATCAATTGTATTGGTTTCTTCCATCTTTTTATAAATTTTAAACGTCGAATATAATATCGGAAATTTAGATCTGCAAATTGTCACTTTTTTAACTAATATCTTGTTAATAATTGGTTAAAAATAAAAAAGCCAGTATCATACTGATACTGGCTTTATATAAAAAAAAGACCTTTTATTCAAATGTAATGGTACCAATGTCTGTTGATGCTCCAACAACGACCTCTACATTCTCAAATATTTGAGCTGTAAATCCCGAAGCAGCATCTGGAGTGGCAGTAACGGTATAAGTTCCCGAACCAAGTCCTGCTAAAACAAATTGTCCCGTTTCATCAGCATAAGCCGAAATCGTTTCAACGCCATTAGTTGCCTCGATTAAAACTTGTAAATCCAGCGGTGTTACCATTCCTGTAATATAACCTGATTGTGCTTCAACGCTTGCTCTAATTACTGGTTTTAAATTAATATTTTCAGAATTTGAAGCCATAACAATAGACGCGTCTACATTAAAGTCAAGTAAAAAGGTGTAATTAATATTTGGTTGTAAATCTTGATTTACTTTGATTTTTAATCCT
It contains:
- a CDS encoding BatD family protein encodes the protein MKLIKKIALLLIILSTSIATAQVEFQAKVSKKILGVNERLRVDFSMNQDGDNFNPPSFEGFTIIGGPNQSVSNSWINGNRSFEKTYSYFLAPDREGEFMITQATIEIGGETYKTTPIVIKVTKAIDKPKDPNDPDVIVADNIHLVAEVSKNNPYLNEAITVVYKLYVSSNTGVSNWREIEDPKFDDFWSQNINDKSLKVQNGKYKGEDYRYVVLRKTVLFPQKTGKLEIEPLKLEITVDVPTTRRDIFGGRLMRQVHKTVAANVRIIDVKPLPEEGKPLDFTGAVGNFDFKLITSKTELNANESLQAKVEVSGQGNLKLFALPKLNVPSSLEVYEPEHEENINTNFNGMQGKISDSYTIVPQYKGKYPIPAISFSYFDLETNSYKRLSSEERTINVLEGPVYGASDNNLVAQGANKKRVILNNDQFAFIKTDANLEPKQRTYFFKSTVFWVSLLSPLLAIPLAIVFRRKREARAGDIVGNRLRKADRLSKKYLGEAKKALGQKEAFYVALEKALHNYLKAKLNIETSDLSKDKIKRLLAEGDVEKEVISDFESILENCELARYSPITTVTMKQDYEKAANTINLIDKQIK
- a CDS encoding tetratricopeptide repeat protein codes for the protein MKLIITYIFLLIAGFAFAQEEGNKKEQAKITKKANDLINEANDLASNDNFVLAEMEYRKAISTKPTSVAGTYNLGHSYYEKGNYDEALYRNQQAAKNATAKQEKHRAFHNIGNILMQNKKCKEAVEAFKNALRNDPTDDETRYNLALAKDCAKDEKEPPQEEDNKDDKEKDKKENEDEQNKDKEQEDQKDKEGEGENEDKKEGEDKKDEGKPDEKKDQEGQGDDKKKEQPNPQQQPGQLSPQQIKNLLEAMNNQEQKVQEKMNAEKVKGVKVQTDKDW
- a CDS encoding VWA domain-containing protein, which gives rise to MFDLLEEKIWFWGLLVIPLIIVLFLGQQLWRRSAQKKFADKTLLKRLSPNRSLFKPVLKIVILCLAFACLVIALVNPKNGSKLETVKREGVDIVFAVDVSKSMLAEDIAPNRLEKSKQLVTQIINNLASDRVGIIAYAGKAFPQLPITTDYASAKMFLSNMNTDMLSSQGTAINEAIELAKTYYDDDEQTNRVLIIISDGEDHSEVSARIAEEASEEGIRIFTIGVGDVNGGPIPIKRNGVILNYKKDNEGETVITRLDEETLKTIAKEANGAYINGNNTDKVVEEIKEILNKMDKTEFEAKQFADFEDQFQWFLGFGILLLFLDIFLLERKTAWLKKLNLFNENL
- a CDS encoding VWA domain-containing protein → MFEGIEFLNIEFFWLLLLLPLAMLWYLFKYKGQTAELKISTLKGFKITNSWLPKFKHLLFVFRLVALTFLIIALARPRTVDVSSKTKTTRGIDIVMAIDVSASMLARDLKPNRLEALKNVASEFIKGRPNDRIGLVEYAGESYTKTPITSDKSIVLRSLGDIKYNTIIEGGTAIGMGLATAVNRLKDSKAKSKVIILLTDGVNNSGAINPTIASELAVEFGIKTYTIGLGTNGMALSPIQIKPNGEFQYGRVQVEIDEALLKEIAQVTGGKYFRATNNKKLVEIYNEINKLEKTEVEEFKFYNYEEKFRWFVCVAGVLLLIELLLRITIFRSFV
- a CDS encoding DUF58 domain-containing protein, whose translation is MDTKELLKKVRKIEIKTRRLSDHIFGGEYHSTFKGRGMTFSEVRQYQYGDDVRNIDWNVTARTNEPHIKVFEEERELTMLLMVDVSGSELFGTDQQFKNEIITEISATLAFSATQNNDKIGLILFSDQVELFIPPKKGSSHVLRIIRELLEFEPKSKGTNIVEALKFMRNVMKKKAIVFVLSDFIADDYKQTLKIAAGKHDVTGIRVYDKKEEAIPNLGMVQMQDEESGELMLVNTSSKKVRQNYSKFYHEKVEYYKDSFAKAGAGTIDCRVDESYVRKLLGYFKRRG
- a CDS encoding MoxR family ATPase; protein product: MEETNTIDIKSINEKIEKESAFVDLLIYEMNKVIVGQKGMIERLLIGLLGQGHILLEGVPGLAKTLAINTLSKAIDASFSRIQFTPDLLPSDVVGTLIFNMKENDFSIKKGPIFANFVLADEINRAPAKVQSALLEAMQEKQVTIGDETFILDKPFLVMATQNPVEQEGTYPLPEAQVDRFMLKTVINYPKKDEEQLIMRANLKGSWEKVNPVVSIAQILRAQEAVREVYMDEKIEKYILDIVFATRFPEQYKLADLKPLISFGASPRGSINLATAAKCYAFIKRRGYVIPEDVRAVVHDVLRHRIGITYEAEAENVTSEDIINKIVNVVEVP